A stretch of Henckelia pumila isolate YLH828 chromosome 4, ASM3356847v2, whole genome shotgun sequence DNA encodes these proteins:
- the LOC140866895 gene encoding uncharacterized protein, protein MTSRPTAPAAPTTSNGNHHRHYYPPTIRSSSSSSSASFRGCCCCLFLLFSFLALLILAVILVIVLAVKPKKPEFDLQQVGVQYMGINPTTASSAVVSLNIRMLFSAANDNKVGIKYGESRFTVMYRGIPLGRGTIPAFFQPAHSVRRVETTISVDRVNLLQADAADLVRDASLNDRVELRVVGDVGAKIRILGLNSPEVQVSVDCSLAISPRKQTLISKQCGFDGLSV, encoded by the exons ATGACTTCCAGACCCACCGCCCCAGCAGCTCCCACCACCTCCAACGGTAACCACCACCGCCACTACTACCCACCCACCATCAGGTCCTCTAGTTCTTCTTCATCCGCCTCCTTCCGCGGCTGCTGCTGCTGCCTATTCCTCCTCTTCTCCTTCCTGGCCCTCCTCATTCTCGCCGTCATCCTCGTAATCGTCCTCGCCGTCAAGCCCAAAAAGCCCGAATTCGACCTCCAGCAAGTAGGCGTTCAGTACATGGGGATCAACCCCACCACGGCCTCCTCCGCCGTGGTCTCCCTCAACATCCGCATGCTCTTCTCGGCGGCGAACGACAACAAGGTCGGGATCAAGTACGGCGAGTCCAGATTCACCGTGATGTACCGCGGCATACCCCTGGGACGGGGGACGATCCCCGCGTTCTTCCAGCCCGCCCACAGCGTGAGACGGGTGGAGACCACCATTTCCGTGGACCGGGTGAATTTACTGCAAGCAGATGCTGCGGATTTGGTTAGGGATGCTTCGTTGAACGACCGGGTCGAGCTTCGGGTCGTCGGTGATGTCGGAGCCAAGATCCGGATCCTTGGTCTCAATTCTCCCGAGGTCCAG GTATCTGTGGATTGCAGCTTAGCCATCAGTCCAAGAAAGCAGACCCTAATATCGAAGCAGTGTGGATTTGATGGTCTTAGTGTATGA
- the LOC140863373 gene encoding uncharacterized protein, which yields MEKSEPTLVPEWLKNSGSQSGSGSTSHLDEKSAPKLSRNNSFFSSNGHDFGRSSSSERTTSSYFHRSSSSNGSGNLRSYNSFGRNRRDRDWEKDRYDSQDKDKSLSGDRWHRGISDSPGNTFSGKFEWDGLRRSHSATSGPHGDTWTKKGVTDSSGAGGNNTNALLTKGTLGGSVNKTRFERNFPSLGTEDKTVIPEVGRVPSPGLSSAIQSLPVGPAAAVGGEKWTSALAEVPVLVGSNGIGISSVQQSASSQPALGTTTSLNMAEAVAQGPSRAPVMPQVSVGTQRLEELAIKQSRQLIPVTPSMPKTLVSNSSDKQKTKLGQQQHPITSLSINHSKGDMSKSSNVGKLHVLKPSREKNGVAPVVKDNSSPTSGINAVNSTLPTAPSVTGTVAAKGSPNIQALNRKPVLSVLEKRSISQAQSRKEFFNLVRKKSMAISTSVTDAENFSLVMDTGTAVSPPPSETSEKEDLPAPNTFQIDDAQSNACLSDDFLSEKRDDVTCIDDTCVVPKYSGNGKNASMDPLFSEEEEAAFLRSLGWEENSDEGGLTEEEISAFFKDATKYNSKPALRILEVVQPKFIASLGSQMTGISSGLSSSDAKLES from the exons ATGGAAAAAAGTGAACCCACTTTAGTACCGGAATGGTTGAAAAATTCTGGAAGCCAGAGCGGCAGTGGATCTACTTCGCATTTAG ATGAGAAATCTGCTCCCAAACTTTCAAGGAACAATTCATTTTTTAGTAGCAATGGTCATGATTTTGGACGATCATCGAGTTCCGAAAGAACGACCTCGTCATATTTCCACCGGAGTTCCAGTAGTAATGGCTCTGGAAATCTGAGGTCCTATAATAGTTTTGGCCGAAATCGACGTGACAGGGATTGGGAGAAAGATAGATACGATTCTCAAGATAAAGACAAGTCATTATCGGGGGATCGCTGGCACAGGGGCATTTCAGATTCACCTGGGAACACCTTTTCTGGTAAATTTGAGTGGGATGGGTTAAGACGATCTCATTCTGCAACTTCTGGGCCGCACGGGGACACGTGGACTAAGAAAGGTGTAACTGACTCAAGCGGTGCAGGTGGAAACAACACTAATGCTTTGCTTACCAAGGGTACTCTTGGTGGCAGCGTGAACAAAACAAGATTTGAGAGAAATTTTCCATCACTAGGAACTGAAGATAAAACTGTCATTCCGGAGGTTGGAAGAGTCCCATCCCCGGGCTTAAGTTCTGCCATTCAGAGCCTACCTGTTGGTCCTGCAGCTGCAGTTGGTGGCGAAAAGTGGACATCTGCATTGGCAGAGGTTCCTGTGTTAGTTGGAAGCAATGGAATTGGAATCTCATCTGTGCAACAATCTGCTTCCTCTCAGCCTGCCTTGGGCACAACCACCTCTCTCAATATGGCAGAAGCTGTAGCTCAGGGTCCAAGCCGAGCTCCGGTTATGCCTCAG GTATCTGTTGGAACTCAAAGACTCGAAGAACTGGCAATTAAGCAATCTAGGCAGTTAATTCCAGTCACACCATCCATGCCAAAGACTTTG GTTTCAAATTCTTCAGATAAACAGAAAACTAAATTGGGCCAGCAGCAACATCCCATAACTTCACTTTCCATTAATCACTCCAAGGGTGATATGTCTAAGTCATCAAATGTGGGAAAACTACATGTTCTCAAGCCATCACGAGAGAAAAATGGGGTTGCCCCGGTTGTGAAGGACAATTCGAgtccaacaagtggtatcaatgCAGTAAATTCTACGCTTCCTACTGCTCCATCTGTTACTGGTACTGTAGCAGCCAAGGGCTCACCAAACATCCAAGCCCTGAACCGTAAGCCTGTATTGTCTGTGCTGGAGAAGCGAAGCATCTCTCAAGCTCAAAGTCGAAAAGAGTTTTTCAACCTTGTGCGAAAGAAATCCATGGCAATCTCCACTTCTGTTACTGATGCTGAGAATTTTTCCTTAGTTATGGACACAGGGACTGCTGTATCCCCGCCACCTTCAGAAACTTCTGAAAAGGAGGATCTACCTGCTCCTAATACTTTTCAGATTGATGATGCTCAATCAAATGCATGCCTGAGTGATGACTTTTTGTCTGAGAAAAGAGATGATGTGACTTGCATTGATGATACTTGTGTTGTGCCGAAATACTCGGGGAACGGAAAGAATGCTAGCATGGATCCTCTATTTTCAGAGGAGGAGGAGGCTGCCTTTCTACGCTCTTTGGGCTGGGAGGAAAATTCTGATGAGGGTGGACTTACCGAAGAAGAAATAAGTGCTTTCTTCAAAGATGCAACTAAG TACAACTCAAAACCAGCTCTGAGAATACTTGAAGTAGTGCAGCCCAAATTTATTGCATCATTGGGCTCGCAGATGACTGGCATTTCTTCTGGATTGAGTTCTTCTGATGCTAAGCTGGAATCTTGA